A stretch of the Aegilops tauschii subsp. strangulata cultivar AL8/78 chromosome 4, Aet v6.0, whole genome shotgun sequence genome encodes the following:
- the LOC109772832 gene encoding L-type lectin-domain containing receptor kinase IV.1-like, whose translation MAASGAALCLSFVLLLVAVCCNSDVDFIYQGFQHAPNLSLDGSASVLRGGALQLTNGSERLVGHAFYGSPVALGTLDDSQSGGGLAVSSFSTAFVFDIVTVGTGGGHGLAFVVAPSRALPGASPEIYLGVLGPTTNGKASNHVFAVEFDTVTDLEMKETNGNHVGVDVNSLVSNVSEQAAYYTAENRKVPVKLESAQQIQAWIDYDGGTSLLNVTVAPVSVADRPQRPLISTKLDLRSVFKENMYVGFSSATGKLASSHYILAWSFRANGPAQPIDLRRLPKVPRQRTPAPKVLIIKFAAVACAGTLTLVAAAMVTVLWLRRRAALADKLEEWELEHPQRIPYIELYKATKGFRESGLLGSGGFGHVYKGVLGRRRSGEEVAIKRISSGTKQGMREFVAEISSLGRMRHRNLVELRGWCKHGNDLLLVYEFMPNGSLDAHLFGGGNKVLTWAQRLSVIRGVARGLLYLHEEWEHVVVHRDVKANNVLLGADMGARLGDFGLARLYEHGAAPGTTRVAGTLGYMAPELTVTSRATTATDVFSFGALLLEVACGRRPVEPGEAADVILVRWVRDCGLDGDLLRAVDPRLDGCYDAAEARLVLWLGMVCSQGRPEARPSMRQACQFLNGEETLPEDAVLMFSDPDSSVFPGSVLSSMTWSSSCGTMSVGSLHGGR comes from the coding sequence ATGGCGGCATCCGGTGCTGCTCTGTGCCTCTCCTTTGTCCTGCTCCTCGTCGCTGTCTGCTGCAACTCCGACGTCGACTTCATCTACCAGGGCTTCCAGCACGCGCCCAACCTGAGCCTGGACGGGTCGGCGTCGGTGCTGCGCGGCGGCGCGCTCCAGCTCACCAACGGCAGCGAGCGCCTCGTCGGCCACGCCTTCTACGGCTCCCCCGTGGCCCTTGGCACGCTCGACGACAGCCAGAGCGGTGGCGGACTCGCGGTCTCCTCCTTCAGCACGGCCTTCGTCTTCGACATCGTGACAGTCGGGACAGGTGGCGGCCATGGGCTGGCCTTCGTGGTGGCCCCGTCCAGGGCGCTCCCCGGCGCGTCGCCCGAGATCTACCTCGGCGTCCTCGGGCCGACCACCAACGGCAAGGCCTCCAACCACGTCTTCGCCGTTGAGTTCGACACGGTGACCGACCTGGAGATGAAGGAGACCAACGGCAACCACGTCGGCGTCGACGTCAACAGCCTCGTGTCCAACGTGTCCGAGCAGGCCGCGTACTACACCGCCGAGAACAGGAAGGTGCCCGTGAAGCTGGAGAGCGCGCAGCAGATCCAGGCGTGGATAGACTACGACGGCGGTACCAGCTTGCTCAACGTGACCGTCGCCCCGGTGTCCGTGGCTGACCGGCCGCAGCGGCCGCTCATATCGACAAAGCTTGATCTCCGGTCCGTCTTCAAGGAGAACATGTACGTCGGCTTCTCTTCGGCCACCGGGAAGCTCGCGAGCTCGCACTACATCCTGGCATGGAGTTTCCGGGCCAATGGGCCCGCCCAGCCCATTGATCTCCGGCGGCTGCCGAAGGTCCCGAGGCAGAGAACGCCGGCTCCCAAGGTCCTCATCATCAAATTTGCCGCCGTGGCTTGTGCGGGAACACTCACCTTGGTTGCGGCAGCGATGGTTACTGTGCTGTGGCTCCGGCGTAGGGCGGCGCTCGCCGACAAGCTGGAGGAGTGGGAGCTCGAACACCCCCAGAGGATTCCATACATCGAGCTCTACAAGGCGACCAAGGGGTTCAGGGAGAGCGGGCTTCTCGGCTCGGGCGGTTTCGGCCACGTGTACAAAGGCGTGCTCGGACGCCGTCGGTCCGGCGAGGAGGTGGCCATCAAGCGGATCTCCAGCGGCACCAAGCAAGGGATGAGGGAGTTCGTGGCGGAGATCTCGAGCCTGGGGCGGATGCGCCACCGTAACCTGGTGGAGCTGCGCGGGTGGTGCAAGCACGGCAATGACCTGCTCCTCGTCTACGAGTTCATGCCCAACGGCAGCCTCGACGCGCACCTGTTCGGCGGGGGCAACAAGGTGCTCACGTGGGCGCAGCGGCTCAGCGTCATCCGGGGCGTGGCGCGCGGCCTGCTGTACCTGCACGAGGAGTGGGAGCACGTGGTGGTGCACCGCGACGTGAAGGCCAACAACGTGCTGCTCGGCGCCGACATGGGCGCACGGCTCGGCGACTTCGGCCTGGCACGCCTCTACGAGCACGGCGCGGCCCCGGGCACCACGCGCGTGGCCGGCACCCTGGGGTACATGGCCCCGGAGCTCACCGTGACCAGCCGCGCCACCACGGCCACCGACGTCTTCTCCTTCGGCGCGCTGCTGCTCGAGGTCGCGTGCGGCCGCCGGCCCGTCGAGCCCGGCGAGGCGGCGGACGTGATCCTGGTGCGGTGGGTCCGGGACTGCGGGCTGGACGGCGACCTGCTGCGGGCCGTGGATCCGAGGCTGGACGGGTGCTACGACGCCGCGGAGGCGAGGCTGGTGCTGTGGCTGGGCATGGTGTGCAGCCAAGGCCGGCCTGAGGCGAGGCCCAGCATGAGGCAGGCCTGCCAGTTCCTCAACGGCGAGGAGACGCTGCCGGAGGACGCGGTGCTCATGTTCTCGGATCCCGACTCGTCCGTGTTCCCTGGGTCCGTGCTCTCGTCCATGACCTGGTCCTCCTCCTGTGGCACCATGTCGGTCGGCTCGCTGCATGGCGGTCGGTAA